CTTTGACACAGCTTCAGAAAAAGTGTACCAACTTAGCGAGGAATATGCTGTATCTCCACCGCACTGCCTATTGGAAATGGACACTTATGTTGTTTGGGTCATTGCTCGCGGGTCAAAAAAAGCCTGGGCAACCTGGATTTTGTCCTCAGTAATCTCAAACCATTCCAGAATATTAATGACACCCAAGGTTGTCTGTGCATCCCAACGGGTGACCACTCGGTGATGGTCTAGCAGGTGTTGATGAATCGTCACGGTCTGGAGAATGGGCAGAATATGACTCAAAAATGCCACCACCGCTGCCTTACTCGTTAACGTCCCCGCCAGTGGATCCGTGAAGATAATATTTTCTGCTAACGGGAGTTTCGTTAAATCCTTGGCCTGGAGAGCAGTTAAATAATTTTCAACGACCTCAACCGGAGATGCTGACATTCGATTCTCCTTTAAAATTAAAGTTCTCACCAGTTGTGGGTAAATTCATGGCTCTATTCTCCCCCGAAACCTCGCGCCTGGAGAAGTACAAACCAAATCGTCTCTCCTTGTCTCGATTTCAAGGTGCAAGTTGACATAATTTCGCCTCCTAGAGCTAACTAAAGAAAAGACTCCATCAGGATTTGTGTAAATTTTGACAAGTTAACTTTGCGTCTATGGCTGATTCTCGGTTCATGCTTGCTGCCCATTGGCGATCCTCACTGCGAAGTTTAATCTTGATTAGTCTTTTGGGGCTAAGTCCGTCTTGGGGGATAGAGGCGGCCCAAGCAAATCAACCGGCCTGGCAAGAGTGGGCGATTCAGTCGGGACAAATTGCCACCCAATCCATCGCAACTAACCTCTGGCTAGAATTGAACCTCACTCGCCGCCGTTTAACGCTTTATTTAGGCAATCAAGCCCTGAAAACCTATCCTGTGGCGGTGGGAAAACCGGGCTGGGAAACCCCTGTGGGAAAATTCACGGTTAAGGAAATGATTCGGAATCCCGATTGGGCGAATCCCTTTGATGGCAGAGTGATTCGGGCTGGACATCCCCGCAACCCCCTTGGCCGGCGTTGGATTGGCTTTTGGACCGATGGTCAGGATTGGATTGGCTTTCACGGGACTCCAGATCCGCAATATGTTGGCCAGGCCGTGTCCCATGGTTGTGTACGGATGAAAAACCACGATATCGAAGAACTCTTTGAAAAAGTTGTCCTTGGAACTCCCGTCAAAGTCGTTCGCTAAAAAGACAAAAATCAACTCTGCCAAAAATCCGTAACCTGATAGCCCAGTTCTTGGAGCATCCGGCGCAACAGTGGCAGACTTAAGCCAATAACATTACTGGGATTGCCCTTAATTTCACTCACAAATAGGCCACCTCGGCCATCTAAAGCAAAGCAACCGGCACAGGCCAGGGGTTCTCCACTCTCCACATAGGCGACAATTTCGGCATCACTGACGGGGGCAAAGGTCACGTCCGTACAGTCCACATTCACTAAGGATTTTTGTTGATAGCTATCCAATAAGGCGTGTCCCGTAAAGAGTTGGCCGGTTTTCCCCCGCATCTGATGCCAACGCAGAATCGCCTCCGCAGCATCTTGAGGCTTACCATAAACTTCCCCCTCCAGCACGAGCACTGAATCGCAACCTAGGACTAAGGCCGGAGTCTCAAGGCGTTGGGCAATCACGGCTGCTTTGGCCTGGGCTAGGACTTGAACCAACCTTTGGGGATCTCCATGATCAAAGGCCGTTTCATCTACATGGCTCACCTGGACTTGGGCCAAAATACCCACACTGGCTAGAAGTTGACGACGGGCTGGGGAAGCAGAGGCCAGAATCAAGGTGGGCATAAACGGGTAGGCTAGATAAGGAAAACAATAGGTAAATGTCAATAAACTTTCATTCTTTTTAGATATATTTAAGATACCTTTTTCTGCCAACCTAACCTAGAGCGGCTATGGAAACCGGAGATTTTAGTAAGCTTTTTCCCTTGTTTGATGCGGGTTCAGCAGAGGCATTGGGGGGAATGTTAGGCGTGGCCTGGCAAAATGATTATCCAGCCAACCGGGCAATTCTGATTGAAGATGCCTGGGGAAATGCCGTCTATTTCATTTTGGCAGGCTGGGTCAAGGTGCGCCGCTTAGGGAGCAATCAGACTGAACATACCCTGGCGATTCTCGGCCCCGGCGACTTTTTTGGGGAAATGGCAATTTTAGACCAGGCCCCGCGCTCGACCGATGTTGTCGCCTTAACCCGGGCTGAAATCATGGCGATACCTTCACAAAAATTTACACAAGTTCTGCTGCGGGAGCCAAAGTTAAATTATCGGATGTTGCAACTGATGGCCCAACGGCTACGCCAGACCAACTCCCGTATTGAAGCTATTCACTATCCACCCGCAGTGAAATTAGCCAATGTCCTAGTGGGGTTAGGGCAACGTTACGGGCAGCCCAGCGGGGGAATGACAGCAACCCTCTGTAATGTCCCGGCCAAAGATCTGGCAGATATGGCTAGTATTAGCACAGAGGAAGCGGCGAAGTTGCTAGATCGGTTTGCTACCAAAGGCTGGCTAAAAGTTGACCCCCAGGCCCAGACTCTCAATCTGCTTAACTTGTCCCAGTTGCGGCAATTAGTTGAACAGCAAATTCTCGCTGCGGGTCATGGGTAGGGTACAAGGGAGCCGACATGATCTGATGATCTTAAGTGGCACCCATGGGCTACCCGGGAAAACTAGATTGGGTTAGGCTGTACACTATAAGCTTTACAATGCTGGCTCTACAAAATTTTCATGTTTTCAAGGAATTTCCGACTTCCATGTGTTCTTAACTGATTAGCTGATTATGATTAATACCGAAAGCCATTCCAGTTCTAAGCGCTCCTCAGAACCAGGACAACTTGATGATCGTGAAGTGATTCAGGAGTTTGCTGCGGGTATTGTCAGTGGGCAACCTAAGATGGTGTGTAATCGGAATTTAAGAGTGGATATCGTGTTCCGGGAAGCCCAATTATTAGCGCAACGGGAGGGGATTATTGCTCGGGTGAATTTAGAAAGTCCCCAGGCCTGCTTGGATGTGCGGGAAAAGTCTCCTTACATGGGCTTAATTCAGGAAGCTTTTATCCCCTATGACATTTTTTTAATGGGTAAATCCACTGTCCCTGGGTTTGCCCGCTTTGAGTACCGAACCGTCCCCGAGGGATATGTAGCCCAATACACAGAGGCCGGGATTCTCTGGAAAGATCGCTGGAGACAAGGCAAACGCCGTCCCGTCAATACCTTGGGGGCTATGTCTGGTGTAGATGCCATGATTTTACATCGCGGAACGTGGTATCCAATCCAGAGTGTGAGTGCGGCCAATGGTTTTGTGGTGATTCGGACGCTTGGCCATGAAGCAACCTTAAGTGCGGCGGATTTTGTCCTCTGGCTGAAAAAAGAGGATGGCCGGACAGGGGCCGGTGGAGCTAATTCCCACGAAATTGGTGAGCGAATGTCCACAGTTGCCAATTCCCCGACTCAAGTGCTGCCCCCCGCTCCCAAAGAATCGCCCCATCCGGCCCCAATCTCCCAAGTATCCCCAGAGTCAAAGGCCGAGAATGTCCAGCATGATGACGAATCCACAGTGCTACAGTCTGCGCCCCGCCAAGATGTGCCTGATTTGCCAGAGGATTCCCAAGTTTTTGTCCGAGACCGATCTGAATTTCAAGATATAAAAACCTTTGAGGGAGCGCCGATGAATGACCCCAATGGCGATGCCAGAGCGTTACAAACTCCAACCTACCAGGCCCCGCAACCTGACTATGGCTATGATCCAGAGAATTCTGGGGTCTTCAACATGGATGCCAATGCCCAAATGGCACTCACCTATTTGCAATCCAGTTTGGCTTATTTGCTTCAAGTTGAAAATAAAAGCCCCCAA
Above is a window of Pseudocalidococcus azoricus BACA0444 DNA encoding:
- a CDS encoding L,D-transpeptidase; amino-acid sequence: MADSRFMLAAHWRSSLRSLILISLLGLSPSWGIEAAQANQPAWQEWAIQSGQIATQSIATNLWLELNLTRRRLTLYLGNQALKTYPVAVGKPGWETPVGKFTVKEMIRNPDWANPFDGRVIRAGHPRNPLGRRWIGFWTDGQDWIGFHGTPDPQYVGQAVSHGCVRMKNHDIEELFEKVVLGTPVKVVR
- a CDS encoding Maf family protein; translation: MPTLILASASPARRQLLASVGILAQVQVSHVDETAFDHGDPQRLVQVLAQAKAAVIAQRLETPALVLGCDSVLVLEGEVYGKPQDAAEAILRWHQMRGKTGQLFTGHALLDSYQQKSLVNVDCTDVTFAPVSDAEIVAYVESGEPLACAGCFALDGRGGLFVSEIKGNPSNVIGLSLPLLRRMLQELGYQVTDFWQS
- a CDS encoding Crp/Fnr family transcriptional regulator gives rise to the protein METGDFSKLFPLFDAGSAEALGGMLGVAWQNDYPANRAILIEDAWGNAVYFILAGWVKVRRLGSNQTEHTLAILGPGDFFGEMAILDQAPRSTDVVALTRAEIMAIPSQKFTQVLLREPKLNYRMLQLMAQRLRQTNSRIEAIHYPPAVKLANVLVGLGQRYGQPSGGMTATLCNVPAKDLADMASISTEEAAKLLDRFATKGWLKVDPQAQTLNLLNLSQLRQLVEQQILAAGHG
- a CDS encoding nuclear transport factor 2 family protein — protein: MSASPVEVVENYLTALQAKDLTKLPLAENIIFTDPLAGTLTSKAAVVAFLSHILPILQTVTIHQHLLDHHRVVTRWDAQTTLGVINILEWFEITEDKIQVAQAFFDPRAMTQTT